Within the Miscanthus floridulus cultivar M001 chromosome 17, ASM1932011v1, whole genome shotgun sequence genome, the region AAAGCAACAAGAAAAATGTGAAACCAAATCTCTTTCGAAAGAAATTCAACTCACTGTACTGGAGTAGTTTCCCATGCAGCAAGCAGTTATATATGAAAAATGTGAAACCAAATCTCTTTCGAGAGAAATTCAACTCACTGTACTGGAGTAGTTTCCCATGCAGCAAGCAGTTATATATTATAGGCGGGATACTAGCAAGCAATACTTACTGTAGTAGTAAGTAAGCAATGCGATTGCAATTTCTTGTGGTTTCGAAGCCGACAACTACTTCACCTCATCATCTCCTTCCCTCGATCGCTTCACCCCGTCGACTTATACTACAAATAAATAAATTATCCGCAAGCGATAGACACAGAGCAGGCATTGCACCCTCCGCCCTTGCGCTGTACTACATCTCGCCTCGCTCGATCGGTGCCGGCCGGCACGCTGCGCCTGCAGCAGGCAGCCCCCGCAGCCAGCCGACAGAGACGACGATCGACGATGGGTCTCGTCTCCGGGATGGTGGCGGGGCTGCTGCTGGGCGTGGCGCTCATGGCCGCCTGGAGCAGGATGATGCGCCGCCGCACCACCAAGCGCGTCGCCAAGGTACCTACTGCACGGTTGGTTGTTTATTTGTTGGCAATCTATCGGGGAATTGAAGTAGTATTCATTCATTTGATTTCATACCCAACCCACTAGTATATCTGTACACATGCTTCAAAACGGTTATTTGCTCTTTGGGTGCCCTTCGTCGTCAATCCAAATTTTATGTCGCGCTAATTTCATGCTGCTTTGAAAATTTGGCGATATATAACCCGGTATATGTTCATATGTCTCCTCAACAGGCAGCTGACATCAAGATCCTTGGCTCACTCTCAAGAGACGATCTGAAAAAACTATGTGGTGACAATTTTCCTGAATGGGTGTCATTTCAACAGTTCGAGCAGGTGACAAGCAACTGCACCTATGTTCTTTcttatgaaaaaaaatatttaataAACTTATGTTCtgagattaaaaaaaaataagAAGAGTTTGCTTCAATCCTTTGCATCCTTGATGGCtactttattattatttttttaagtACGCCTTTGGTTGATCTATCTGTCATCGATCCATCCATTGAAACTGTTTGACTTTGTTGCTATTTTCATGTTGACCCGTCAAAGAGGTTTTTCTGTAGAGTGTGGACATTTTTTTGTTGGGCTAATGCAATTCTCTTTGAAGTAAAACAGTTTTAAAAATCTTGTCTTCTGCTATAACTGCAATTATAAACCTTCTGTTCATATGCGCAAAGGTCAAAGCCTGAAATAATATGTGTTACTACATATGTTTCAGAACTTATTGGACATGAATTTTGTTGCTCTACAGGTAAAGTGGTTGAACAAACACCTAAGCAAACTCTGGCCTTTTATAGCACAGGTATAAAAAAAGGAACTCGGTACAAAATAATTTCATTCATTttacttaggccccgtttagattccaaaaaattttgcgcagtactcgtcacatcgaatcttgcgacacatgcatggagtactaaatgtagacgaaaaaaaaactaattacacagttggtcgagaaatcgcgagacgaaacttttaaacctaattagtccataattagacactaattaccaaatacaaacgaaatgctacagtgagccaaaatccaaaaatttttggatctaaacggggccttacatCGATTCACCAACAGCCAAATTTCCAATTCATTTCGCACTTGGGACTGTTGAACCTAGCTTTATGACAATTTATCTCTTCTACTTGGTATTAGGCTGCGACGTTGGTTGTCAAGGAATCTGTTGAACCACTACTCGATGATTACCGCCCTCCGGGAATAAAATCACTCAAGTTTAGCAGATTTTTCCTTGGAAATGTGCCACCAAAGATAGAAGGTTGCTCTCTAACCTAAACATATGAAGCAATTCATAGCATTCTCATCATGCTCATCTTGTCTACATAGATTAGGTAAATAATTCAAAATGGCATTCATTTGTTACAAGATGTTTACATATGCAGGATCCTTTCTTGAATCTTGAACctatgtaagtgcaatcaagtaaCTAAACAACTATAACTTACTGAGAGAAAAATATGATTAGAGCATTGCCTTATGTCATTAGATTACTGGTTTGAGCACAGCTCCTATCCATCATGTTAAGAAATCGACTAGATCCAGATACATAAGGATATTACCTATCATGCCATCCGGGAAATGCGACACAATAATCAATTTCCGATAAGGGTAATGTTTTTGTTTTCCTCAAATACAGATAAGCACAGTGTTGTGTAGCACTCTACTTTGTGATGCGATATAGACTTGGAGGAGTTTAAATttacttttatcttttatttatgAAGGTATTCGTATCCAAAACCTCCAGCCAGGCCAGATCATCATGGACATTGATTTTCGGTGGGGTGGAGATCCAAGCATAATCCTAGCTGTTGATTCCATTTTTGCTTCATTGCCCATTCAGGTTTCACATGATTCTAGTTTGTTCAGCCATACATTGTTTGGAGCACCGCGACCGTTCCGGTGTACTATTGAGTAATGTTAACTTTTACATGAACCTACATATTTTCAGCTCAAGGATCTCCAGGTATTCACGGTCGTACGTACTATATTTCAGCTTTCTGAAGAGGTCCCCTGCATCTCTGCCGTTGTGGTGGCTCTCCTTGCAGAGGCATGTAATCCATGTGGATTCCTGGAATTTTTACCCTATGGCATCATCATATTATGGTCTCTGATGTATTCATTTTGTGACCTTTATATTGCTTCAGCCAAAGCCGAAAATACAGTACACCCTCAAGGCTGTGGGAGGAAGCCTTACTGCTATTCCAGGGCTTTCTGATATGATTGATGTAAAAAAAAAGGGGGGCTATAAGATTTAAAGATTTTTATTGGTTGGTGTTGTGAATTGACCATAGCTTTTGTATCTCCAAATGCAGGATACTGTGAATTCAATTGTTACTGACATGCTTCAGTGGCCACACAGGATTGTGGTTCCACTTGGAGTCAATGTTGATACAAGGTTAGTTTGTAACCCTAAggtcctgtttggaaatgggactTTAGGAAGTAAATCCTTAGGATTTATCAGTACAAATGTGAAACTGAATCCTATAAACTCCTAGAACATTCCCCTTCATCCAAACAGGCCCACCCTGAGGGTTTACTGAACTCAGGATTTGATAACATAAAAGTAGCCATGAAGAATTTATTCTTAGATCTCAATACTGCTGGATTCTGATCTCAGTGAAGTATTTGTTTGCATTTTCTTCAGTGAGATGGAGCTGAAACCTCAGGGCAGACTTGCAGTGACAGTAGTAAAAGCAACTTGTTTGGTTAATATGGAGATGATTGGAAAATCAGATCCTTACGTGGTATTGTACATCCGTCCCATGCTGAAGGTGAAAACGAAGGTCGTCGATCATAACCTTAATCCTGAATGGAACGAGACATTTCATTTGATTGTGGAAGACAAGGAAACACAGGAAGTTATATTTGAggtcttcatctcttcttcttttgcttCAACTCCAAGAGTTTGTGACTTTGTAGTATTTGTTTAGCAACAAAACAAAACAGAAACAAAAGAATGCCCTGACGCCGGTGGTGAGCTTTTTTTTTCAGATTTACGATGAGGACACTCTTCAGCAAGACAAGAAAATGGGTGTGGCTAAACTGGCAGTGAACAGCCTTGAACCTGAGAACCCAACGGAGATCACCCTGAATGTGCTGCAGTCACTAGATTCACTAAAAGTGAAGGACAACAAGGGTAGAGGGACACTGCACCTCAAGGTCAGCTCAGCTGTTGGTGCCTCCTGACATAAAACAAGCTGCATCTGATTCTCATCCAAACCTGCTCTGTTCATCACTTCATCAGGTCGTGTACCACCCGTTGACGAGAGAGGAGCAGGTGCAAGccatggagatggagaagaaagccATGGAGGAGAGGAAGCGGCTCAAGGAGGCCGGGCTGATCGGCGGCACCATGGACGCGCTGGGCGGCGCCGCCTCGCTGGTGGGCTCCGGCGTGGTTGGCGGCGTGGGCCTGGTGGGCTCCGGAATCGGCGCCGTGGGAAGTGGGCTTGGCAAAGCGGGAAAGTTCATGGGCCGAACCGTCACCGAGAGCTTCAGCATGCATCGGAAGCGCGACCAGCAGCAGGTCATGTCACGCTCACGTTCACAGACAACCTGAAGCTAATTGACGGACGCAGGCAATGTCTTCCAAACTTTTTTCATTTTTCCCCTGAGCTTGCATACTCCCTGTCCCCCCTCGGAAAACAACAAAGAGAAAAAGAACAAGCTTTCAGACATGCCCCAACCAACTCCAACGTTAGGCTCTGTTCCTTTACAGGGTATAATATAATAATAACTAGTCAGACAATGGGACTTAACAAAAAATCTTGTGTGTATACCGTGCCTTGTATGTACCACCTGCCTGATACCGAgaataaggccctgtttggtttccataagtcaggtgacttattaagtcaggtgactgaaaatcagtgacttataagttatgcctgtttggttgtagatgacttataagctcattaaaggtgtgggccccacgcgaaaaagggtgacttataagttttaagcaggggtgaaccaacttaaaacttataagttgGGGTGACTTATAAGATGGTGGTGTTTGGTAAAATAAGTCACttttttcactttttaacttataagtaggtgacttatttggaaccaaacagggcctaagtcttGTAGCGGCATCACAATTCACATGCCTGTGTGTTGGTATAAAACTATGCTTGTGCACAAAATCCTTTGGGTTTCTTCTTCATCTCACCTGATTGCATACGAACAGGGTACATGTGCCAATGTGCATGCTCcgttcaaataaaaatgaagcaAAATACCAAATGATTTGTAGCCACCATGGTTTAGGGGTTCGAGAATTCGCATGTCCTATCACCCCACAAAAAGAAAAAGGGCAAATAAATATGATGCTAAATTTGATTGACCATAGAATAAAGCTTAACAGACTCAGTGTCCGTGGCCTGCTCTAAAAGTTACTGCTTTAACTAGAACATGGCTAGACTCGACTCACATGCAGTGTTCTCGGAAGCGGTACATCAGAGACAAGGCAAGGACCCCCATTCGCGCAGCAAATTCAGAAAGGCAAGCTACAATGGTCCGAAACTTCCTACAGCTTTGCCGCCACAAATCAAAAGGTGTTTCCGGTACACTGGAGGACAGAGCACTCGCTTCCCCGTATTCAAATTAAGCTCAAGACCTAATTTCTCGACTATTCCAATTCTAAGCATTTGATTGGTTTCGTAATCTTGTTTTGCACCATTTTACCAGGCCATTCCGGTTCCCACAGCTAATATCACTCTAGAAGTAATGCCACTCTTATCTAGCACTCAACTTCAATGATACAGATCCCAATTCAGTTCCACGAACTAGATTATTTTCCATTGCATACCTCCAGGCTTTCCAGAGCGTAGTGATTATCATAGTATCATTACCAAGAACTAAAGGAAGACAATGATGGCTCTGAGTTGCGATAATGAAGATATTGCACTGAGCTAGCTCTGTAAGTCTATAACAATTTGATTTGATACAATAACAATTATAAGAATGGGTTCTCAATGAATCGTCCAAATAGGGAATTAATTGACTAGAGGTGGGAGCAAAAGTTTTGGAGTTTCTATCTTATTTTCTGAAGAAAGAAGTAGATAGAGAACTAGAGTTGGGATGTACCATAATTCAAATAGGACTGAGCCAACATATGTCCTAGCTGGACTTGAGCTTGGGTGCTTAGATGCAGATGGCCATCTTGCAATGGCAACCCCATTGCATCAACGAATCTGACGTTGCGAAGTTTGATCCCTTTCTGAGCATCCCGTACGACTTGAGTATACTGTCCTAGGCCTGATGCTAACCCTACCTGAAACATGTGGAGGAACAGAGAAAAAAGGAATTAGTGCGGTGCGGCATACTGTTTCTGTTCGTCATTATCAGTTAGTCGTTGGGTCTACGAATTGAAAACTACGGTTGGTTGGTAGACCATTCAGTTCAAGTGCAAGCATCAGAAGGCATGCTTGCTTCATGGATTGGAGCAAAATGGTTAATAGCCCCACCATCTTTGCTTTGAGTAGGGTATCTTTCTCAGCAGATGATATTCATTTCTGTACAGAAGCGAGGTGGTGTGAAGTGCGAACACGAGCGTGTGCTTCTCTGTACAGAAAATAGAAATGGCACCGCCGCTCCCCAAAATGACGAACACTCAACAATACTTGAGGCTAATGATGAAGGCGACGAAAGATGTCGGAATGCTGCATTTGTAGGCTAACAACAACCTTTTCTGTAAGCTTCGTGGTGTACTTGCAATAAGGCAGGGATTAAATGCAATGAGCAAGGGCCACAGTAATAATGCCTGAACCAGGTACAGCAATTACTGTGGCTTGACAATGCAAACTGGTCCAGTACGTGGCTTTCGCTTGGAGCGGAATGAGTCGTTGAGGTGGTGTGTGGTCGGTGGTCCGGTGATGGAATGGGATGTGAAGTCACCGGCTCCGGCGGGTACTGAatttgcttgctttgcttgtgagAACGGGAATGAGTACCATACCAACCGTGCTCCGTGGGCAAGGGCACGAACAGAGCCTTGCCTTTGTGTAGTTGTAGTTAGTGGTGGGGTGCTGCTGAGACGGATCCAATTGTGTTGTTGCAATCGTCACCAACCATAACCAAATGGACTAGTATAGGAGAGCAGAGCAGATAGGCAAATACCAGGTAGTagcagcaagcaagcaagcaatctCTACCTAGGTACTCCTACCAACCGAGGCAAAGCCATGGATGGATTATGGATCACATATTACTAACTAGTAACAATGTAATGGAATGCAAGTTTATTTATTACCTGGATGACGAGGAGGTGCGGGATGCCGAGATCGGCGCGGAGGTCGCGGACGAGCATGCCCATCCGGCGGCCGTACTCGGTGGCGTCGGACCACCTGACGGTGTCGCTCTCCCCCTGGTACCACAGCAGCGCCCCGATGCGTCCCCCGGTCTCGACGGCGACCCTGGCCCGGCGCAGCATCTCGGCGTAGAGCTCGGTGCCCTTGCCCCACTCCGCCATCCGCGTGCCTCCCACGGCGCAGGGGACGAGCCCCACCACGGGGCTCCCCGCGTGGCCCGACCGCAGCAGCGCGTTGGCGAACGCCATCCCGGGCCCCACCCCGACGGCGTGGTGGTCGGCGTCGATGCCGGCGTGCAGCGGCTCCCGCGCCTCCTCCCAGCGCAGGTCGGGCGAGAGGCGGAGCACCGCGGGGGACGGCGCGCAGTCGCCCGGCACCACGCCGTCCCAGCGGTTCGCCACCACCCCGCCGCGCCCGGCCATGTTGGACTGCCCCGCCAGGATGAAGATCAGCTTGTTGGACGGCGGCACGTCGGCGACGACGACGCCCTCCTGGGATAGGGAGGACGAGGCGACGGCgacgaggagcaggaggaggagcaccATTGTTCTGGGTTTGGTCTGACTGGTGATCTTCTGCCCCGTCTGGCTCTGGCCGACAAAGATTTTGAATTCTCTTCTCTTGGACGAGGAGAAGATCGAGGAGCCTTCTGGCCCCGTCTGGTTTGCAATTGCAAGGCAAGCGAAAGAGAGCGACCGAGGTCAAACGACAAGCAGGGCCAGTGGGCCAGTGGGTGGGAGCCCCCAATCACTGACATTCTCAGAGGGATGGGTACCCCTGTCCGCCAATTCAACTTTAACAAAGATCCTTCATGTGAAGACGTCCTTCGTTCCATTACTTTACAAGTCAATCGCCAAGCGCCTCATCTACTCCctctatattaataaaaaaaatgtaATTCTCGATTTACTGCAAATCAACAAATTTTAGGTTTCGTCAAAATTGACAGATCAAGAAACTATCTACTTCGAAAGCTTTCAAGAATTATATTTAGCGCTaagaaaatgaagaaaaaaagttaacaaataaaaaaattccCAAAACAATCCATTCAAAGTCTAGATACGTTTTGAAAACTTCCCTATAACAAACACACGATATGGAACCAGCATAGTCTTAAACTTATGTTGCGTTCTTGCTGGTTGCATGTTATATTTTTGTGGTAGAGTATTTTTCAAACACATATGGACATCGTAGAATATTTTGGAataatttttagattttttttcctGAATACCTTTTCCTCTCCTCTAGAGGTAAATCTAATTTTATGAATCTTGTAGATATATTTTCACAGCCTCTAAACATTTTATTTGGGCTCTTTATGTCTCATTCCATCTCTATGATTTTTAACGGCCTCAAAACCTTATTAAGTACTCCCTTTGCCCTATAAAAAGTGCCGTTCTCACTTTCCAaaaagtcaaatatttttaactttgaccatatatataagaaaatattaacatttatggtacataattgggATCATTAGATAGATGATAGATCGTTGAATGCATTTTTATattaaacttatttggagatatgaaTGCTGCTAATATTTTCTAAAATTCTAGACAAGCTAAAAAAAAGTTTGATCAGCACGAGTCCTATAGCGACTCTTTTTAAGGGGGGCGGAGTAGTATTTATCATATTTTCAATAAGTTAAGAGAGATAAGACCACCTTGAAAATCACTTTTAACCGAGCAGTGAGATAATTTAAATGATTTCGAGAGAGCTAAGAGGGTAAGATGTTCGATTGGTAAAAGAGCTCTCTCCCAATTGAATACCGAAATCATTTTGTGGGGCCATATGAGTTCTCTGGAccagggccatgtttagttgcttCCCAATTCCAGAATTtggtactatgcaaaaagaagattccccgtcacatcaaacttacggtacatgcatggagtactatatgttgatgaaattaaaaactaattgcacagtttggttgtactttgcgagacaaacgttttgagcctattTAATCAACAATtgaacaattattatcaaataaaaacgaaatggCACTGTAGCTATAGTGTTGCTACAGTGTTTCTGCCGGCGCCAATTCGGCTGCACTAAACACGGCCCAGCCCATTTACCGGGCTGACATACAAGAAAGTGGCTTTCTAGAATCGGCCCGCTGCTTCCTTTTTATTTTACATCAGCTTATGGTCCGAGTCCGATGATCTAGATGGGTCATGGGTGGATCGTGGATGTGATCTGGAAAGGGCATTTGGGTACCTGGCACCGCGTGCTGTGGCCGCACTAGGACAACATTTGGCACATCGCATGCCGTTGACATTTTGCAACATTACCTGTCCACCTATTTTCAGCACAAACTGATGCTCCAAGATCCATCCTCAAAAGGACAAAAAGTTTTAGTTCCAGCACCTGACAAAATGTTTATATGTGACAGAAAAAAATGGTGGACGAACTGCATGTAACTCAACCAGTTAGTTTTCCTATGGTGATCTCTGTTTATCCGGGTTAAGTTTTTTATTTGACATAGATACTCGCATTTTTAAGATTTAACAACACCCACTCAGATTTAAATTCTCATTTTAATATGGGTGCTTATATTTTTTTAGATTTATTCTATAATTTAATGATACTATTTTTTTCAGTGATATGGGGCGCCGGTGTtgacttagagcatctccaagagtttgtcaaattttacttggtaaatcttgtgatttgccaactcccaaaattatatgccaagtaaaaaaacaatccatctccaagagtttggcatttttgacttggtaaaataaaaaaaacccgttaacaaaacgaagagacccgctaagcgaacgaagagccccgctaagcgaacgaagagccccgctaagaaacgaagagccccggatgcGGAGTCGTATCCAGCGCGCATATATGCGCGCTGGAGAGACGTTTTTCCGAACTTGCCAAAGATGGGGAGGAGGGATGGGAAACTGTTGGAGGTTGTTTTTTCTCAATTTGCCAAAAAATGAAGGATGGGGAGGAGGGATGGGAAActattggagttgctcttatGTCACAACTGAGTTTGGAAGAAACGGCCGCGGACCTGGCTTGCTAGAGGGTGCTTTGAGAAGAGAGATTCACAAGTTCCAAACTGCAAGTTATGTTTCCTACTTGCTTTTGTTTACAGTGGATTCAAAATGGACCTATTCAATACTGTAGGAGTGCTCAGATACAAAAGTTGCTTCGATCAACCTTTTCCATTAGGCTTGGACAGAACCTGAACAATTTTGTATTTCAAACCCATTTCTTTCGGTGAATTCTGTCTTCGATTCATACGAGAATTAAGTCGAAATAGGCTGGAGACCATCGAAGTAGCAAATTTGCTTCCTATTTTACAATTCCAGCTGACACAATTTTGAATAGGTTTCTTCACATTCAGACGAACCATTTCTTGAGGCCAATGAACTGCTGTTTGTTGTTGTGGGCCTCTTATTACCTATACATAACACTACAACAAGGTCTTCTCCAT harbors:
- the LOC136517758 gene encoding calcium-dependent lipid-binding protein-like, which codes for MGLVSGMVAGLLLGVALMAAWSRMMRRRTTKRVAKAADIKILGSLSRDDLKKLCGDNFPEWVSFQQFEQVKWLNKHLSKLWPFIAQAATLVVKESVEPLLDDYRPPGIKSLKFSRFFLGNVPPKIEGIRIQNLQPGQIIMDIDFRWGGDPSIILAVDSIFASLPIQLKDLQVFTVVRTIFQLSEEVPCISAVVVALLAEPKPKIQYTLKAVGGSLTAIPGLSDMIDDTVNSIVTDMLQWPHRIVVPLGVNVDTSEMELKPQGRLAVTVVKATCLVNMEMIGKSDPYVVLYIRPMLKVKTKVVDHNLNPEWNETFHLIVEDKETQEVIFEIYDEDTLQQDKKMGVAKLAVNSLEPENPTEITLNVLQSLDSLKVKDNKGRGTLHLKVVYHPLTREEQVQAMEMEKKAMEERKRLKEAGLIGGTMDALGGAASLVGSGVVGGVGLVGSGIGAVGSGLGKAGKFMGRTVTESFSMHRKRDQQQVMSRSRSQTT
- the LOC136517757 gene encoding probable carbohydrate esterase At4g34215, whose product is MVLLLLLLVAVASSSLSQEGVVVADVPPSNKLIFILAGQSNMAGRGGVVANRWDGVVPGDCAPSPAVLRLSPDLRWEEAREPLHAGIDADHHAVGVGPGMAFANALLRSGHAGSPVVGLVPCAVGGTRMAEWGKGTELYAEMLRRARVAVETGGRIGALLWYQGESDTVRWSDATEYGRRMGMLVRDLRADLGIPHLLVIQVGLASGLGQYTQVVRDAQKGIKLRNVRFVDAMGLPLQDGHLHLSTQAQVQLGHMLAQSYLNYGTSQL